Part of the Mustelus asterias unplaced genomic scaffold, sMusAst1.hap1.1 HAP1_SCAFFOLD_4628, whole genome shotgun sequence genome is shown below.
tctaatttcctcttgaaatcacacgttttggcctcaactattttctgtgggagtgaattccacacattcgccaccctctggatgaagaaatttctcctcacagtgtttaccccttattctcaaactatgacccctagttctggactccctcaccattgggaacattcatcCTGTActtaccctgtcgaaccctgttagaatttgataagttcccgtgagatcccttctcactcttctatatattcttgtgtgtctgtgtctcagtctgtgtgtatgtgtgagagtgtgtcagtgtgtgtgagtgcgtgtgtgtgtctgtctctgtgagtgtgtgtgtgagagtataagcgtgtctgtgtgtctctattTCTTGTGTCTCTGATtgtctcagtctctgtgtctatgagatccgctctcactcttgtgaactccagtgaatataatcctaaccgacttagtctctcctcatatgacagacttgccatcccaggaatcagcctggtaaaccctcgctgtgctccctcgttagcaaggacatccttcctcagataaggacaccaacactgcacacaatcctccaGCCAACACTGTTCATGGTTCCCCCTTTTCGGCTGTtgactctctctcaccctctctaaaGTTGCCTGAGCTCGGGCACTCTCTCCCTAAATctatccgtctctctctctccctcttgctctccctctcaccGTCATTACCTCTActcccgtctcgctctctctccccgtctttctctctctctccccccatctctctctctctcttccgtcTCCCCACGTCTCTCCCTCCCCACGTCTCTCTTTCCtcacgtctctctccctctctccctctctctcccccgtctctctctctcccctgtctctctctctctcttcccccatctctctctctctctccccctctcccccgtctctctcctcctttcccccgtctctcgctctttctcccgTCTCTCCTcttttccccgtctctctctctctccctttccttgtctctctctctctctcccgctttttctcccgtctctctctctccccgtctctctctctctctccccgtctctctccccgcctctctccccccgtctctctctctccccccccccgtctctctctctctctcccccccgtctctctctctctgcccccccgtctctctctctctctcccccgtctctctctctctccccccccgtctctctctctctcccccgtctctctctctctctctcccccccgtctctctctctccccccatctctctctctctccccgccccccgtctctctctcccccgtctcactctctctctcccccgtctctctctctctctctctctcccccggtctctctctctctccccccggtctctctctctctctccccccggtctctctctctctctctcccccccccggtctctctctctctctcccccgtctctctctctctctctccccccgtctctctctctctctctctctctccccccggtctctctctctctctcccccgtctctctctctctctcccccccggtctctctctctctctcccccgtctctctctctcccccccgtctctctctctctctcccccccccgtctctctctctctctcccccgtctctctcccccgtctctctctctctctccccgtctctctctctctctcccccatctctctctccccccgtctctctctctcccccacgtctctctcactttccccccgtctctctctcacttttccccgtctgtctctctttcccccgtctgtctctctttccccccgtctctctctctttcccccgtcgctctctctccccccgtctctctctctctctctccccccggtctctctctctctctcccccgtctctctctctctctctccccccggtctctctctctctctctcccccgtctctctctctctctctcccccgtctctctctctctctcccccgtctctctctctctctcccccgtctctctctctctctcccccgtctctctctctctctctccccctctctctctccccccgtctctctctctctctctccccccgtctctctcactttcccccgtctctctctcacttttccccgtctgtctctctttccccccgtctgtctctctttccccccgtctctctctctttcccccgtcgctctctcttccccccgtctctctctctctctcccccccccgtctctctctctctccctgccgtctctctctctctccccgcccccagtctctctctcccctcgtctctctctgtccccccccgtctctctctttccccgtctctctctctttcctaccatctctctctcttccacccccgtctgtctctctttttccccccgtcgctctctctttcccccgtcgctctctcttccccccgtcgctctctctctccccccgtctctctctcttcccgggtctctctctctccccccgtctctctctctccccgtctctctctctctctctctccccatctctctctcttcccgggtctctctctctccccccgtctctctctctctctcccccgtctctctctctctctccccccgtctctctctccccccgtctctctctctctctctccccacgtctctctctctctccccacgtctctctctctctctccccgtctctctctctctctccccgtctctctctctctccccccgtctctctctctctctccccccgtctctctctctctctctctccccccccgtctctctctctctctccccccccgtctctctctctcccccagtttctctctctctccccccatctctctctctccccgcgtctctctctctctccccccctgtctctctctctctctctttccccccgtctctctctctctctcccccgtctctctctctctctctctccccccgtctctctctctctctcctcccgtctctctctctctcccccgtctctctctctctctctcccccgtctctctctctctctctctctccccccgtctctctctcttccccccgtctttctctctctctcccccccgtccctctctctctctcccgtctctctctctctttcccccgtctctctctctctttccccccgtctctctctctctttcccccgtctctctctctctccccccgtctctctctctccccccgtctctctctctctccccccgtctctctctctctcccccccccgtctctctctctttccccccatctctctctctctttccccccgtctctctctctttcccctgtctctctctctctttccccccgtctctctctctctctttccactccCTCTTCCCCTATAAGGCGGTCTCTTTAAGCAGGTGTTTGATCAAACCTCCAAATGTTTCTAATCTAACAGCTCAGTGTTGGGTTTGGTTCCCACAGGCTCGGGGAGTTCCCTCAGGATGTTTTATTGCattagaggtgctatataaatgcagtttttATTGTGCGTGAGGAGCTACAGTGCCAGACTGGGGGAGATGAGTATCAGGGAGCTCAGGCTGAGGATGAAGGCCATCCTGGCACAGCACAACATGGACTCACCTCAGGGCCCGACTCAGCTTGTCGTAGTTCATCTGCGGTTTGCACTTGCGGACGCCCCAGAGCCTGGCCACTTCGTCCGGGTCCTTGATGACAAACTCCCCGTAGTCTCCCTGCCAGGCGATGACATCGTGATATTCCTCCTTCCGGAGCAGTTCCAGGATGAAGTGCCAGAGCTGGATCTGACGGGATCCGGGACTCGATTCCGGCTTGTAGGCCCAGTCTGGGAACGCGAAGCCTGCAGATAGGAAACAAGAAATCAGCTAAAGAACACCAAATATATCTTCATCATTATATCTCATGGGAATGAGTCAGTTTGTGACTCACTCccatgtatctgttattctccaatataaaccaccccaaacccctcgattagattccagtctgtaactcactcctgggtatctgttattctatatataaaccacccaaacccctcgattagattccagtctgtaactcactcctgggtatcagttattctctatataaaccatcccgaacccctcgattagattccagtctgtaactcactcctgggtatcagttattctctatataaaccaccccaaacccctcgattagattccagtctgtaactcactcccgggtatcagttattctctatataaaccaccccaaacccctcgattagattccagtctgtaactcactcccgggtatctgttattctatatataaaccaccccaaacccctcgattagattccagtctgtaactcactcccgggtatctgttattctatatataaaccaccccaaacccctcgattagattccagtctgtaactcactcctgggtatctgttattctatatataaaccaccccgaacccctcgattagattccagtctgtaactcactcctgggtatctgttattctatatataaaccaccccaaacccctcgattagattccagtctgtaactcactcctgggtatcagttattctatatataaaccaccccgagcccctcgattagattccagtctgtaactcactcctgggtatctgttattctctaatataaaccaccccaaacccctcgattagattccagtctataactcactcctgggtatcagttattctatatataaaccaccccgagcccctcgattagattccagtctgtaactcactcctgggtatcagttattctctatataaaccaccccaaacccctcgattagattccagtctataactcactcctgggtatcagttattctctatataaaccaccccaaacccctcgattagattccagtctgtaactcactcctgggtatcagttattctctatataaaccaccccaaacccctcgattagattccagtctgtaactcactcctgggtatcagttattctctatataaaccaccccaaacccttcgattagattccagtctgtaactcactcctgggtatcagttattctctatataaaccaccccaaacccctcgattagattccagtctgtaactcactcctgggtatcagttattctctatataaaccaccccaaacccctcgattagattccagtctgtaactcactcctgggtatcagttattctctatataaaccaccccaaacccctcgattagattccagtctataactcactcctgggtatcagttattctctatataaaccaccccaaacccctcgattagattccagtctgtaactcactcctgggtatcagttattctctatataaaccaccccgagcccctcgattagattccagtctgtaactcactcctgggtacctgttattctaaatataaaacactccgaacccctcgattagattccagtctgtaactcactcccatgtatctgttattctaaatataaacccccccaaacccctcaattagattccagtctgtaactcactcccatgtatctgttattctaaatataaaccaccccaaacccctcaattagattccagtctgtaactcactcccatgtaactgttattctctatataaaccaccccaaacccctcgattagattccagtctgtaactcactcctgggtacctgttattctaaatataaaacactccgaacccctcgattagattccagtctgtaactcactcccatgtatctgttattctaaatataaaccaccccaaacccctcaattagattccagtctgtaactctctcccatgtatctgttattctaaatataaaccaccccgaacccctcaattagattccagtctgtaactcactcccatgtaactgttattctaaatacaaaccaccccgaacccctcgattagattccagtctgtgactcactcccgggtatctgttattctaaatataaacgcCCCCTGAACCCCTCGGTCAGATTCCAGTTtgtgactcactcccggatatttgttattctataaaaaaccactccgaacccctcgaaggggttccagtctgtaactcattcccgggtatcagttattctctatataaaccaccccgaactccttgattagattccagtctgtaactcactcccgggtatctgttattctatatataaaccaccccgaacccctcgattagactccagtctgtaactcactcccgggtatctattatgctatatataaacaccccgaacccctcgattagattccagtctgtaactcattcccgggtatctgttatgctatatataaacaccccgaaccccttgattagattccagtctgtaactcactcccgggcatctgttattctatatataaaccaccgcaaacccctcgattaaattccagtctgtgactcactcctgggtatctgttattctatatataaaccaccccgaacccctcgattaaattccagtctgtgactcactcctgagtatctgttctatatataaaccactctgaaCAATTCGACTAGATCCCTGTCTGTAACTCAcgctcgggtatctgttattctatatataaaccccgcAGGCccttcaattagattccagtctgcaattcGCTCCcgcatatctgttattctatggaAATCACTCTGAAAAATTTGACcaaattccagtctgcaactcactcccatgtatctgttattctatatataaaccattccgaacccctccattagattgcagtctgtgactcactcccgggtatctgttattctatgtataaatcaCTCTGAACAATTCGACTAGATCCCAGTTTGTAGCTCACTCCCATGCAtgcgttattctatatataaaccgccccCCCGaatcccttgattagattccagtccaggCATCTGTGATTCAATATATCATCTGcattgaatccctcgattagattccagtctgtaactcacgcccgggtatctgttattctatatataaacaaccccgaacccctcgattagattccagtctgtaactcactcccgggtatctgttattctatatataaaccaccccaaacccctcgattagattccagtctgtaactcactcccgggtatctgttattctatatataaaccaccccaaacccctcgattagattcctgtctgtaactcactcccgggtatctgttattctatatataaacaaccccgaacccctcaattagattcctgtctgtaactcactcccgggtatctgttattctatatataaacaaccccgaacccctcgattagattccagtatgtaactcactcccgggtatctgttattctatatataaacaaccccgaacccctcgattatactCCAATCAATAACTCACTCtcaggtttctgttattctatatatatatatatatatacacccccccccccacccctccccccacaaaccgcttgagcagcacagtggttagcattgctgcctcacagcgccaggggcccaggatcgattcccgcttaggtcactgtcagtgcgaatTTTGCCCGTTTTCCCACGTCTACgtggggttctccggtttcctcctacagtccaaaagatgtgccggttaggtgcactggccatgctaaattctccctcagtgcacctgaacaggcgccagagagtggcgactaggggattttcacaggaacttcattgcagtgttaatgttattctatatataaaccaccccgaatccctcgattagattccagtctgtggcACACTCTGGGTTATTTCAGAGTTAGATGTTAAGTGAATATtgattgctgtgggcctggttTAAGTTGTGCTTGTGTGCTGACTATCGATGTGAGTAATACAGCAGTGGATGCTTTCCCTCTGAGTGCAGCAACAAGTCATTCACTGGGAACCCACTTGGTCCAGGACAGAGACATGGATCAGGGAGGCAGCTATTCAGGTTGGACCAGTTTTAGCCCACATTCTCTCCCAGTCCCCGCCTACATACCCAACTCTGCCAAGAGCAGGAAAACCAAGCAGGCAGCAGCAACCAGACAAGGCCCCAGGCCCCAGAGCAATCACAGGCCCAGACAGCTCCAGAGGAAACTCGAGCAAATTCGCAAAGCCCAACAATGGAGTTTATAACACAGAGTTTATAACACAGCCGCTCCTACACACTCGCTCTTGCTCACTATCCCCCAACCACACACGTTTCCCCtgccccacacacctcccccctgccccacacacactcccctccacacacacgctcttcccactgccccacacacactcccacctgccccacacacactccctcctgcCTATCCCCcaaccacacactcccccctgccccacacacacacacactccccctgcccccacacacactcccccctgccccacacacacacactcccccctgccccacacacgcacactcccccctgccccacacacactcccccctgcccccacacacacacacactcccccctgcccccacacacactcccccctgccccacacacacacacactccccctgccccacacacactcccccctgccccacacacacactcccccctgcccccacacacacacactcccccctgccccacacacactcccccctgccccacacacacacacactccccctgccccacacacactcccacctgccccacacacactcccacttgccccacacacacacacacactcccccctgccccacacacacacactcccccctgccccacacacacacacacactccccactgccccacacacactcccccctgccccacacacacacactcctccctgccccatacacacacacacacacactcccccctgccccacacacactcccccctgccccacacacacacactcctccctgccccatacacacacacacacactccccctgcccccacacacactcccccctgccccacacacacacactcccccctgccccacacacacacacacactccctactgccccacacacactcccccctgccccacacacacacactcctccctgccccatacacacacacacacacactcccccctgccccacacacacacacactccccactgccccatacacacacacacaccccctgccccacacacactcccccctgcccccacacacacattccctgctgccccacacacacacacaccccccctgccccacacacactccccctgccccacacacacgcacattccctgctgccccacacacacacacactcccccctgccccacacactcactcccccctgccccacacacactcccccctgccccacacacacacactcctccctgccccatacacacacacacacacactccccctgccctgccccacacacacacactcctccctgccccatacacacacacacacacactccccctgcccccacacacactcccccctgccccacacacacacactcccccctgccccacacacacacacacactcccccctgccccacacacacacaccccccctgccccacacacacacacacacacactccccctgccccacacacacacacattccctgctgccccacacacacacacactcccccctgccccacacactcactcccccctgccccatacacacacacacacactcccccctagcccacacacacacactctcccctgcccacacacacactcccccctgccccatacacacaaacacactcccccctgccccatacacacacacacacactcccccctgcccacacacacactcccccctagcccacacacacactaccccctagcccccacacaaacacactcccccctgccacacacacacactctcccctgccccacacacacacacacttccccctgccccatacacacacacacttccccctgccccatacacactctcccctgccccatacacacacacacactcccctgccccatacacacacacacactcccctgccccatacatacacactctcccctgccccagacacacacactctcccctgccccatacacacacacacactcccctgccccatacacacacacacactctcccctgccCCATACACATAATGTGGTGATGCCGGCCCtgccaccaacacacacacacacacacacacaccaacacacacacacacacacacacacacccacacacacacacacacacacaccaacacacacacacacacaccaacacacacacacacacacacacacacacacacaaacacacacacacacacacacacacacaccaacacacacacacacacccacacacacacacacacaccaacacacacacaccaacacacacacaccaacacacacacacacacaccaacacacacacacacacacacacacaccaacacacacacacacacacacacacacacacaccaacacacacacacacaccaacacacacacacacacccacacacacaccaacacacacacaccaacacacacacacacacacacacacacacaccaacacacacacacacacacaccaacacacacacacacacaccaacacacacacaccaacacacaccaacacacacacacacacacacacacaccaacacacacacaccaacacacacacacacacacacacacaccaacacacacacacacacacaccaacacacacacacacacacacacaccaacacacacacacacaccaacacacacacacacacacacacacacacaccaacacacacacaccaacacacacacacacacacacacaccaacacacacacacacacacacaccaacacacacacacacacacacaccaacacacacacacacacaccaacaccaacacacacacacacacacaccaacacacacacacacacacacacacacacacacacacacaccaacacacacacacacacacacacaccaacacacacacacacacacacacacaccaacacacacaccaacacacacacacacacacacacaccaacacacacacacacaccaacacacacacacacacaccaacacacacacacacaccaacacacacacaccaacacacacacacacaccaacacacacacacacacacacacaccaacacacacacacacacacacaccaacacacacacacacacacacacacacacacaccaacacacacacacacacacaccaacacacacacacacacacacaccaacacacacacacacaccaacacacacacaccaacacacacacacacaccaacacacacacacacacacacacacacagtccccctgccccccacacacacacaaccaccccACCGTCCACCCCAGTCATAATACTCGCTCCTACAAACTCCCCTCAGTCATGACGTGCAAGCTATGGCTAATTAAGTATTGCAATCTGCTCTGGGTTGCTGCCACTGTGTTCAAAACCCACATCAGTGAGCAAATTCAAGGCACCACTCCATGCATcaaaactgagggagtgctgcactgtcagagggtcagtactgagggagtgctgcattgtcagagggtcagtactgagggagtgctgcattgtcagagggtcagtactgagggagtgctgcattgtcagagggtcagtactgagggagtgctgcattgtcagagggtcagtactgagggagtgctgcattgtcagagggtcagtactgagggagtgctgcattgtcagagggtcagtactgagggagtgctgcattgtcagagggtcagtactgagggagtgctgcactgtcagagggtcagtactgagggagcgctgcactgtcagagggtcagtattgaggaagtgctgcactgtcagagggtcagt
Proteins encoded:
- the LOC144491170 gene encoding ETS domain-containing transcription factor ERF-like translates to APFLDSSGNSWHSRGLGMLAVGFAFPDWAYKPESSPGSRQIQLWHFILELLRKEEYHDVIAWQGDYGEFVIKDPDEVARLWGVRKCKPQMNYDKLSRALR